The following proteins are co-located in the Silene latifolia isolate original U9 population chromosome 1, ASM4854445v1, whole genome shotgun sequence genome:
- the LOC141606492 gene encoding iron-sulfur cluster co-chaperone protein HscB homolog: MKSLKLWRTILRRNHYHYHDHYHRLRFLPSLPQSLSYTSSSSSSIPHHLTNISNPYFLLNSSFPQSFRFFSETTTSGAINRSCWNCSSGPTSELFLVCDSCGCIQPIDHSHDYFRIFGLEKKFDIEEANLEGKYKDWQKKLHPDLVHSKSEWEKEYAADQSSRVIDAYRTLNDSLLRAIYLMKLHGVYVGEEQTVSDPDLLDEIMELRESVEDATSSQVLKEIQNQVHEKMKEWTELFGRAYNRQDTEEALNAIHRITYYKRASEEIVKRL; encoded by the exons ATGAAAAGCTTGAAGCTATGGCGGACAATCCTCCGCAGAAACCACTACCATTACCATGACCACTATCATCGCCTTCGCTTTCTCCCATCTTTACCTCAATCTCTCTCCTatacatcttcatcttcatcttcaatcCCTCACCATCTCACCAATATCTCTAATCCTTACTTCCTCCTTAATTCCTCTTTCCCCCAATCCTTTCGCTTTTTCTCCGAAACGACGACGTCCGGAGCCATTAATAGAAGCTGCTGGAACTGTAGTTCGGGTCCCACGTCGGAGCTGTTTCTTGTTTGCGATTCTTGTGGTTGTATTCAACCAATTGATCATTCTCATGATTACTTCCGCATTTTTGGCCT GGAGAAGAAGTTTGATATTGAGGAGGCCAATTTGGAAGGCAAGTACAAGGATTGGCAAAAGAAACTGCATCCTGATCTAGTTCATTCAAAATCTGAG TGGGAAAAAGAATATGCGGCTGATCAATCTTCTCGTGTAATTGACGCGTACAGAACACTCAATGATTCCTTGTTAAGGGCTATATACCTT ATGAAGCTCCATGGTGTTTATGTCGGCGAGGAACAAACAGTTTCAGATCCAGATTTGTTAGATGAG ATTATGGAACTTAGAGAATCTGTTGAAGATGCTACTAGTTCTCAAGTTCTAAAAGAGATCCAGAACCAG GTACATGAGAAAATGAAAGAGTGGACCGAATTGTTTGGAAGAGCATATAATAGACAGGATACTGAAGAAGCACTAAATGCCATACATAGGATAACATACTACAAGCGGGCCAGTGAAGAAATTGTGAAACGCCTCTGA